The following are encoded in a window of Peptococcaceae bacterium genomic DNA:
- a CDS encoding SDR family oxidoreductase, with protein sequence MDFAGKNVVITGAASGLGAAMTERFAVYGADLALLDIDLKGLERVKETLPFHQGKVSVYRADVTNYREILETGKKILRDFGSIDVLVNSAGGGDITLGYRELDEVSWNKQIDLNLNGVFNCCKMVLETMIQQKSGKIINISSVAGLRGGGLLGRGAYAAAKAGVIGLTKALAREVGEFGIRVNAVAPGFHLTPLTEKYPEEKLEAIKASLPLKCSGDPQKLAELVVFLASDKAQFITGSVITADGGYAMH encoded by the coding sequence ATGGATTTTGCCGGGAAAAATGTGGTGATTACGGGAGCGGCCAGCGGTTTGGGAGCCGCCATGACGGAAAGATTTGCCGTATACGGCGCGGACCTGGCCTTGCTTGACATTGATCTGAAAGGATTGGAGCGGGTAAAAGAAACACTGCCCTTCCATCAAGGAAAGGTCTCGGTTTACAGAGCGGATGTGACAAATTACAGGGAGATTCTTGAAACTGGAAAAAAAATACTGCGCGATTTTGGCAGCATCGACGTCCTGGTAAACAGCGCGGGGGGAGGAGACATCACGCTGGGCTACAGAGAACTGGACGAGGTGTCCTGGAACAAGCAGATTGACTTGAATTTAAACGGAGTATTCAACTGCTGCAAGATGGTTCTGGAGACCATGATCCAGCAAAAGAGCGGAAAAATTATCAATATTTCATCCGTTGCCGGTTTGCGCGGCGGCGGCCTTTTGGGCAGGGGCGCCTATGCTGCGGCAAAAGCGGGAGTAATCGGCCTGACCAAAGCTCTGGCCCGGGAGGTTGGAGAATTCGGCATCCGGGTCAACGCCGTGGCGCCCGGTTTCCATTTGACGCCGTTAACCGAAAAGTACCCGGAAGAAAAACTGGAGGCGATTAAAGCTTCGCTGCCCCTGAAATGTTCGGGGGACCCGCAAAAACTGGCGGAGCTCGTTGTGTTTCTCGCATCCGACAAGGCGCAGTTCATCACCGGTTCGGTAATCACGGCGGACGGCGGTTATGCCATGCATTGA
- a CDS encoding class I SAM-dependent methyltransferase, giving the protein MEKIVLTEEKETLLIPLYGKAKENKKKRPILIDKKAAEIVNRIDYDFKSLTIPEKTNIMMCLRAKLIDNFVKDFLSKSDESAALHLGCGLDGRYDRIEDKNVDWYDVDFKEVIDIRKHFYEETGNYHMIASSVTEREWLEKIPRGKKQYIVIAEGLFMYLKEDEIKTLISNLKERVGGYILIFDAYSVFTAKNVKNHPSIKKTGATIHWGIDNPEELTKWGMGIQLIEEKYFTSNEEIANLDAGVRLMFKIADLFPAAKKAQRLLIYRVVC; this is encoded by the coding sequence ATGGAAAAAATTGTTTTGACTGAAGAAAAAGAAACCCTGCTCATTCCACTGTACGGAAAAGCAAAGGAGAATAAAAAAAAGAGGCCAATACTTATTGATAAAAAGGCGGCTGAGATTGTTAACCGAATTGATTACGATTTCAAATCATTGACAATCCCTGAAAAGACAAACATCATGATGTGTTTAAGAGCAAAGCTTATCGATAATTTCGTTAAGGACTTCCTTTCAAAGAGTGATGAAAGCGCCGCCTTGCATTTGGGTTGCGGCCTTGATGGTAGGTATGACAGGATAGAGGATAAAAATGTTGACTGGTATGATGTTGATTTTAAAGAGGTTATTGATATCCGCAAGCACTTTTACGAAGAAACAGGAAATTATCACATGATCGCCTCTTCGGTTACGGAACGTGAATGGTTAGAGAAAATACCAAGGGGGAAAAAGCAGTATATAGTTATAGCTGAAGGGCTGTTCATGTATCTTAAAGAAGATGAAATTAAAACGTTAATAAGCAATCTTAAGGAAAGGGTTGGCGGTTATATTTTAATTTTTGATGCTTACAGTGTTTTCACGGCTAAAAATGTAAAGAATCACCCATCAATAAAGAAAACCGGCGCAACAATCCACTGGGGTATTGATAATCCAGAAGAACTCACCAAATGGGGAATGGGAATCCAGTTGATTGAAGAAAAGTATTTTACATCAAATGAAGAAATTGCGAATTTAGATGCCGGCGTAAGGCTCATGTTTAAAATAGCAGATTTATTTCCAGCAGCCAAAAAAGCGCAGAGATTATTAATTTATAGGGTGGTTTGTTAA